The following proteins come from a genomic window of Nicotiana tomentosiformis chromosome 12, ASM39032v3, whole genome shotgun sequence:
- the LOC104091129 gene encoding tubulin beta-2 chain-like gives MREILHIQGGQCGNQIGSKFWEVICDEHGVDPSGRYNASNADASDLQLERINVYFNEAAAGRYVPRAVLMDLEPGTMDSIRSGPYGQIFRPDNFVFGQSGAGNNWAKGHYTEGAELIDSVLDVVRKEAENCDCMQGFQVCHSLGGGTGSGMGTLLISKIREEYPDRMMLTFSVFPSPKVSDTVVEPYNATLSVHQLVENADECMVLDNEALYDICFRTLKLTNPSFGDLNHLISATMSGVTCCLRFPGQLNSDLRKLAVNLIPFPRLHFFMVGFAPLTSRGSQQYSSLTVPELTQQMWDAKNMMCAADPRHGRYLTASALFRGKMSTKEVDEQMINVQNKNSSYFVEWIPNNMKSSVCDIPPTGLKMASTFVGNSTSIQEMFRRVSEQFTAMFRRKAFLHWYTGEGMDEMEFTEAESNMNDLVAEYQQYQDATADDEEEYDEEGVEEHYE, from the exons ATGAGAGAAATCTTGCACATTCAAGGTGGCCAATGTGGGAACCAAATCGGTTCCAAATTCTGGGAAGTAATATGCGATGAACATGGTGTTGATCCATCTGGTCGTTACAATGCTAGCAACGCAGATGCCTCTGATCTCCAACTCGAACGCATTAATGTGTATTTCAATGAGGCTGCTGCTGGTCGTTATGTACCTAGAGCTGTACTTATGGATCTTGAACCTGGTACTATGGACAGTATTAGATCTGGTCCTTATGGACAGATCTTTCGACCTGATAACTTTGTTTTTGGACAGTCTGGTGCTGGGAATAATTGGGCTAAAGGACATTATACTGAAGGCGCTGAGTTGATTGATTCTGTTCTTGATGTTGTTCGTAAAGAGGCTGAGAATTGTGATTGCATGCAAG GATTCCAGGTTTGTCATTCACTTGGAGGGGGAACTGGTTCAGGCATGGGAACTCTTTTGATTTCAAAGATAAGGGAAGAATATCCAGACAGAATGATGCTCACCTTCTCTGTTTTCCCATCTCCAAAGGTTTCTGACACTGTTGTTGAACCCTACAATGCTACACTCTCTGTGCACCAATTAGTGGAAAATGCTGATGAATGTATGGTCCTTGACAACGAAGCCCTCTACGATATTTGTTTCAGGACTCTCAAGCTCACCAATCCAAGCT TTGGTGACCTGAACCATTTGATATCTGCAACAATGAGTGGTGTTACATGCTGTCTAAGATTTCCTGGCCAGCTGAACTCAGACTTGCGAAAATTGGCTGTCAATTTAATCCCATTTCCACGTCTTCATTTCTTCATGGTGGGATTTGCACCATTGACATCTCGTGGATCGCAGCAATACAGTTCCCTCACAGTGCCAGAGCTCACACAACAAATGTGGGATGCCAAGAACATGATGTGTGCAGCTGACCCTCGTCACGGCCGTTACTTAACTGCCTCTGCTTTATTCAgaggaaaaatgagcacaaaagaAGTAGATGAACAAATGATCAATGTCCAGAACAAGAACTCGTCTTACTTTGTCGAGTGGATTCCTAACAATATGAAGTCTAGTGTGTGTGACATTCCACCAACTGGGCTAAAAATGGCATCAACTTTTGTTGGCAATTCGACGTCTATTCAAGAAATGTTTAGGAGAGTGAGCGAGCAGTTCACGGCCATGTTTAGGCGAAAGGCGTTTTTGCATTGGTATACTGGAGAGGGAATGGATGAAATGGAGTTTACTGAAGCTGAGAGTAATATGAATGATTTGGTTGCTGAATATCAGCAATATCAGGATGCTACTGCAGATGATGAGGAAGAATATGATGAGGAGGGGGTTGAAGAGCATTATGAATAA